Genomic segment of Candidatus Protochlamydia amoebophila UWE25:
GATCCTGAGGGTTCATAGCGATGAACATTTCCGATTTCAGCTATCCTTAAAGGTAGTTCACGATAACTATGCGTATGGCTTTTATAATAAAGCATACAACCTGGACAATTCATTGGTTTAATGGCAAAATCACGATCTTCAATTTGTGAGATAAACATATTTTGACGATAATTACCCCAATGACCAGAAATTTCCCACAACTCTTTTGTCATCATTGTTGGTGTTTTGATCTCAATATAATCGTGGCGGCTGAGACATTCTCTAATGTAAGCAACCAATTGATTCCAAACAATTAAACCTTTAGGGTGGATAAAAGGCATTCCAGGAGCCTCTTCTTTTAAGGAAAATAAATCTAATTTCGCCCCTAATAATTTGTGATCACGTTTTTTAGCTTCTTCTAATTGATGTAAATAATCTTTTAAAAGTTTTCGATCCGGAAAAGAAATGGCGTAAATGCGCGTAAGCATTTCTTTATTAGAATCTCCTCTCCAATAAGCTCCAGCTGTTTTCATTAATTTTAGAGCTTTTATTTTTCCTAAATTAAAGAGATGGGGGCCTCGACAAAGATCATAAAACTCGCCTTGCCGATAACCTGTTAATGTGCTTTCGTCTTCAAAACTGTTAATCAATTCACACTTATAAGGATTATTCTGAAATTGTTTTAATGCATCGGATTTTGTTGAAATAACTTCTCGTTTGATTTGAAAATTTTCAGAAATAATAGCCTGCATTTCTTTTTCAATTTTTTCAAAATCGGCATCAGAAATGGTCAAATTGGCAAAATCGTAGTAAAAACCATTTTCAATAGGGGGTCCAATAGTTGGCTGTGCATCTGGCCATAAACGTAAAATAGCTTGTGCGAGAACATGAGCAGAAGTGTGCCAAAAAATTTCTTTTCCTTCAGGATCGTTAAAACCCCATAAAATAACCTGATCCCCTTCTTGTAAAGGATAAGAAAGATCAACTGTTTTTCCATTGATAGAAGCTCCTAAAGCTTCATGTGGCCCTTTCAAATTCAATTTATCTGCTAGATCTTTAGCGGTGCTTCCAGAGGGCATTTCATAAGATGATTGATCTTTCAATTTAATAAACATGGATTTGTTATTCCTTATCACTTTGATTTTACCAAATTTCAGAAATCAATTTTTAACTTTCTGATGACTTCTTATTTACAAGTTTATTTCGGTATTTCGTATAAAAAGGAGTTTACATGAAGAAGGAAAAAAAATGAAGTTTGTAAACAACCATTGACATTACCCCTCCAAAAAATGTCCAACAGAAAGTAGAAAATCAGGCTATCTTCTAAAAAAAGGAAAACAACATGAAGAAAAGATTTACAGAAGAACAAATCATTGAAATCTTAAAAGAAGTTGACTCTTAAATACCCCTGGCAAAATTTTGTCGTAAAAGTGTCGTAAAAACAAAAATTCACTATTTCTATTGCATCTACACTTACGGCCATTGGACGAACAAGAAGATTTTTAGAAGCACATCACACCACCCATATAAAGGGTACAAGGGTACACATTTAAGCCTTGACCAGTCCGAAAGACTTATAACCGGCGAAAAAATATCAGATGTTGACTTTGAGGATGTCAAAGAACTGCTAAATTATAGAAAAGCCTTCGATTTCGTCGCAGATTATGTCTTTTCACAAGGACTTATAACAGAAGGTCTAATTAGAGAGATTCATAGACGTCTTGTCGAAGACGTAAGAAGAAATAGCGCTCAGCCAGGGCAATATAGAGTCATTCAAAATTATGTTGCTAATTCTAAAACAAAAGAAATTATTTACACACCACCGGCAGCTTATGAAGTCCTCATGTTTATGGCCGAATTGGTGGACTGGCTACAAAATGAACAAACCATCCCTCCAGTACTTTTAGCAGGGATTGCACAGTTTCAACTCGTTCATATACACCCGTTTTTAGATGGAAATGGCCGAACACCTCGGATATTGTCTACGCTATGTCTCTATCGATCGGGTTACGACTTCAAGAAACTTTTTACTATTAGTGAATAATACGTCCGAAAAGGATGGTCTAGTTCTTCTTGCATACGATCAACAAGTGTTTGAAGGGAAGTGTTAACTTGCTTATTTTCAATAGATTAAGAAGGTGAAATAGTATGCTCTATGGTATAAAAAGATATAATAAATGTTATACACAGGTTAAATTTTTTTTAACCTGTGTATTAGTCAAAAAAAGCTATTTAATTAGCTTCTATCACAATGCATCTTATATAACACAATGCATAACGAGGGCAAATAATCGATCGAATCTTTCCCAAAAACAAATCTTGCCATGTCCAGACATCTAGAAATATGATTCATTAGATCTAGTAAATTACTTTCTAAATTACGCCGTTCGTCCTCATTCAACTCAAGCACTGTTTTATAGTCTTTAACCCAATTTTGAAGTTCAAGTTCATTTAAAGCATTTAAATTTATTAGGCTAAGTTCCGTAGTAAACTTTTTAATTTCTTCTTTGGATTTAATTGTGAATTGAATCCTGTCGCTCAATTTTTGTAATTCTTCTCGAAATATAAGTTTACTGTCATTTTTTCTTAATTTATTTCCAAGGTCTTGGTAAGCTGTTTTTTGTCTTGCTATTGTTTGCTGGGATTGATTTAGCTCATGTCGAGTTTGGTCTAATCTTTGTGCTATTTGAGCACATGCTACTTCTTTTTCAGCCAATCTTTGTTTTGCTTGATCGCGATCTTTTCTAATTAAAATACCTTCCTGAGTAAGATTTTCACATTTAAGCTTTTCATTAGCAATTATTCTTGTTTTTTCAGAAATCTCTGAATTACTACTTCTTTCCAACTCAGAATAGCGACTTTGTGCTTCACTTAAATCTTTTTTGAGTTTTTCTATTTCTTCTTGCTGTGTTTTCTTTTGATTTTCAAGTTCAGTTTTTTCTTTGTGTAAATCTTCTAATGTCGTATTTAAACTCTTTCTTTCATTAACAAGTTCGGCATTTTCATTGATAAGTCTTGTATTTTTTTCAGAAAGTTCTTGTTTTTCTTTTTCATATTTTTCAAGCGTTTCTTGAATTTCTGCTATTTGCTTGACTTTTTCATTTAACGTTTCTTGAGTATTTTTCAAATTTCTTTGAACTGTTTGAAATTCTTTTTGAAGCAGACTTATTTGCTGCTCTTGGTTAAGCATTGTCTCTTTAAATTTAACATTATCCTGATTAAGAACCGTGATTCTTTGAGTAAGATCAACATTATTTTTTTTAAGTTCAATATTATCTTGCTGTAGACTACGGACCTGGTCAGTAACTATTAAAATTTCCTTAGAAACGGTTTCGACTCTTTTTATTAATTCTTTATTTTTTGCTTCTGCTGCATGGGTACTAACTGCTACAGCTTCTTTAACTAAACTTCTTATTTCTTCTATTGAAAAAACATCAAAAGATTGGATTTCCATAATATCACCTCTTGAAAATGTTTGAATTCAAATTAAAAAATTTATATTTTATAAATATCTTACTATTTTTATGTTAAAAGGTATTGATATAATCCATATAAAATATTTTTAACCTTTTTAATCAACTAATTTTGTTCTTTAAATTATTCATCTATCTATGTTCATATATTTAAGTAACTTATTTTCTAATCTTTAATTCAATAATTTATTTTTATATTTTCGACACTGAAATAAGGCTAAATCAATAAGGATATTGCTTTTCATATCGATAAAATTTAAATGGTTATTATATTATTAAGTGATATAAGAGATTTTTTATTTATTAAATAAAAAGAGAAATAAGAAGCATTTATCGATCAACAGATTTATTCCGCAAAGAATCAATAAATGACTAGACGTATGTCACTTTTAAAGTAGGTTTGCTAGCAAATGGCTGTAGCTAAGCTGGCTTTTTTAGCAGCTGTAATAGTATTATTTATTGTTATGAGCTGAAGTTCGAAAGGGCTATTAAGAAGTAATTGGAAAGAATTAAAATCTTTATTCTTGATGAATAAATATAATAAAAGCTGTCTAAGTTTATCGAAATGAGGCCCCCTCTTCACTTAAAATTTTTGATGTCTGGGCCAAATTTATTTGCGCTCCACGCTAAGCCAAGAGCTTAGCACTCTCATAATAACCTGACTCCACAGCAATATGCAAAGGCGTATGACCTTGATTATTTTGGGCATGAAGATCAATTTTTTTTTGCGAAAGTAAAAGTTCCATAATTTCCAGATGCAGATTTTTGGTGGCAACATGCAAGCTAGTAATTTCATCCTCATGCTTTGCATTCACTTTATGGGGGGATTTGTGTTAAACTCAAGAAGCAGCCTTGTCATCTCTAAATTTCCGTGAAAAACAGTCCAATACAAAGAAGGGTAGCCATCAAAGCACTGTTGAAAATTAATTTTAGCTCCTAATTCAAGTAATAAACGAGCAAATTCAACCTGATCTAATAGCTCCTTAAGTTTAAAAATTCTTTGCCTAAATGTTTGCCGAACTTATTCATAAAAGGTTTAAATATTGGTTCATTCGATTGATGAAATAAAATAACAATTGTCAGCATCTCTGAAATTGAACATTCAAATTAACGTCCTCGCTTTGTCTTGTCATGATCAATTAGGCGTTTATCT
This window contains:
- a CDS encoding ankyrin repeat domain-containing protein; amino-acid sequence: MNAKHEDEITSLHVATKNLHLEIMELLLSQKKIDLHAQNNQGHTPLHIAVESGYYESAKLLA
- the thrS gene encoding threonine--tRNA ligase codes for the protein MFIKLKDQSSYEMPSGSTAKDLADKLNLKGPHEALGASINGKTVDLSYPLQEGDQVILWGFNDPEGKEIFWHTSAHVLAQAILRLWPDAQPTIGPPIENGFYYDFANLTISDADFEKIEKEMQAIISENFQIKREVISTKSDALKQFQNNPYKCELINSFEDESTLTGYRQGEFYDLCRGPHLFNLGKIKALKLMKTAGAYWRGDSNKEMLTRIYAISFPDRKLLKDYLHQLEEAKKRDHKLLGAKLDLFSLKEEAPGMPFIHPKGLIVWNQLVAYIRECLSRHDYIEIKTPTMMTKELWEISGHWGNYRQNMFISQIEDRDFAIKPMNCPGCMLYYKSHTHSYRELPLRIAEIGNVHRYEPSGSLSGLFRVRSFHQDDAHIFMKPSDIQQEILGVLALADEIYSTFGLSYRLELSTRPEKNTIGTDHEWEVATAGLKGALDEMGKEYRINEGDGAFYGPKIDFHIRDAINRSWQCGTIQLDMALPEKFELEYTFSDGTRQRPVMIHRAIFGSIERFFGILIEHYVGKFPLWLSPSQIRFITVADRHEPYARELAKRFKNAGFHVDVDSTQESVSKKVRNAQLAQFNYILTIGDQEVEHKTANLRTRDNVVHGEIQIDEFIQKLEIEKQQRQSHSPYASAERN
- a CDS encoding Fic family protein, whose translation is MHRRLVEDVRRNSAQPGQYRVIQNYVANSKTKEIIYTPPAAYEVLMFMAELVDWLQNEQTIPPVLLAGIAQFQLVHIHPFLDGNGRTPRILSTLCLYRSGYDFKKLFTISE